One Poecilia reticulata strain Guanapo linkage group LG19, Guppy_female_1.0+MT, whole genome shotgun sequence genomic window carries:
- the rasd1 gene encoding dexamethasone-induced Ras-related protein 1, with protein MIKKMSPSESDFDIPAKNCYRMVILGSTKVGKTAIVSRFLNGRFEEQYTPTIEDFHRKLYNIKGDVYQLDILDTSGNHPFPAMRRLSILTGDVFILVFSLDNRESFQEVQRLKKQIYETKSCLKNKIKENIDVPLVICGNKGDREFHREVQQEEIEQLVAGDDKCAYFEISAKRNENVDKMFQTLFTLAKLPHEMSPDLHRKVSVQYCDMLHRKSLKHKKMKDIGEAYGVVTPCARRPSVHSDLMYIKEKAIGGGHGKDKERCVIS; from the exons ATGATCAAGAAAATGTCTCCATCCGAGAGCGACTTTGACATCCCCGCTAAGAACTGCTACAGGATGGTGATTTTGGGCTCCACCAAAGTTGGGAAAACGGCCATCGTGTCCCGGTTCCTGAACGGCCGGTTCGAGGAGCAGTACACGCCGACCATCGAGGACTTTCACAGGAAACTGTACAACATCAAAGGGGACGTTTACCAACTGGACATACTGGATACGTCAGGAAATCACCCTTTCCCCGCGATGAGGAGACTCTCCATACTGACAG GTGACGTGTTCATTCTCGTCTTCAGCTTGGACAACCGCGAGTCGTTCCAGGAGGTGCAGCGGCTCAAGAAGCAGATCTACGAGACCAAGTCGTGCCTGAAGAACAAGATCAAGGAGAACATCGACGTGCCTCTGGTGATCTGCGGGAACAAGGGCGACCGGGAGTTCCACCGGGAGGTGCAGCAGGAGGAGATCGAGCAGCTGGTGGCCGGCGACGACAAGTGCGCCTACTTCGAGATCTCGGCCAAGCGCAACGAGAACGTGGACAAGATGTTTCAGACGYTGTTTACCCTGGCGAAGCTACCTCACGAGATGAGCCCCGACCTGCACCGGAAGGTGTCCGTGCAGTACTGCGACATGCTGCACAGGAAGTCGCTCAAGCACAAGAAGATGAAGGACATCGGGGAGGCGTACGGCGTGGTGACTCCGTGCGCGCGGAGGCCGAGCGTCCACAGCGACCTCATGTACATTAAGGAAAAGGCCATCGGAGGCGGCCACGGCAAGGACAAAGAGAGGTGCGTgataagctaa
- the LOC103482056 gene encoding mixed lineage kinase domain-like protein, with product MDIVNPLKSVLSTAVGIYKLVEKAKANKKQCHRVGERVKALERVVNSIDSTEAAQLSAEVTKTLEELSTILNSAFGLIEKFTSSNWMSRLYKTSSDAGDFQMVNDRLSDSFQNLTIALQLKQGSEMTELLKRAFIREEDEKDRKEDEKELNRMLVEYMEYVETMRADLEDVKNNVAHVVEMLKKPKIITMDIRVIKQDELCIPKLDELNNLTDQAPQVYRGTFKDFTVAAKIFTNLNTTAKKIKSEFKNEVETMKRFESPNILRMFGICILDEDTPKTKYLIIMEYCEKGSLRDVLSSERDLSWTRKVSMCRDAAQGLYRLHQTEQKSKLHTDITSKKFFVDENYRVKLGGLELAQTETSLRNATVNKRKDKDISSLCYSSPQMLKWGMKHYCKKCEIYSLGIIIWEIATQKKPFSDYNGNTDTLHVKVVEEGYQEPVPRQCPESLKELIDECRGYECIQRPSAGVLVDKLRCLLVKLEQQ from the exons ATGGACATCGTTAACCCCCTGAAATCTGTCCTGTCCACTGCTGTTGGGATCTACAAACTAGTAGAGAAAGCGAAGGCCAATAAAAAGCAATGTCACCGTGTTGGGGAGCGAGTAAAAGCCTTGGAGAGGGTGGTTAATTCAATCGACTCCACAGAAGCAGCCCAGCTCTCTGCAGAGGTGACAAAAACCCTCGAGGAATTGTCTACCATCCTCAACTCAGCTTTTGGACTAATTGAGAAATTCACTTCATCAAACTGGATGTCACGTTTATATAAGACCAGCAGCGATGCAGGGGACTTCCAAATGGTAAATGATCGCCTCAGTGACAGTTTCCAAAACCTGACTATAGCTCTGCAACTAAAGCAAGGAAGTGAAATGACCGAGCTGCTAAAGAGGGCCTTCATAAGGGAGGAAGACGAAAAGGACCGGAAGGAAGATGAAAAAGAATTAAACAGAA TGCTCGTGGAATACATGGAATATGTGGAGACCATGCGAGCAGATCTAGAAGATGTCAAAAACAATGTCGCTCACGTCGTGGAGATGT tgaagAAGCCAAAAATCATTACCATGGACATCCGAGTAATTAAACAAGATGAACTCTGTATTCCAAAGTTGGACGAATTGAACAACCTGACAGACCAAGCCCCACAGGTCTACAGAGGAACATTCAAGGACTTCACAGTGGCCGCCAAGATATTCACCAATTTGAACACCACTGCAAA GAAGATAAAGTCTGAGTTCAAAAATGAAGTTGAAACCATGAAAAGGTTCGAGTCTCCTAACATCTTGCGAATGTTTGGCATCTGCATCCTGGATGAGGACA CTCCTAAAACTAAGTACCTCATCATTATGGAGTACTGTGAGAAAGGAAGTCTCCGAGACGTTCTGAGCTCTGAACGTGACCTGTCCTGGACCAGGAAAGTTAGCATGTGCCGGGATGCAGCGCAGGGTCTTTATCG ACTGCATCAGACGGAGCAGAAAAGTAAGCTTCACACCGACATCACCAGCAAAAAGTTCTTTGTGGATGAGAACTACAGAGTCAAG CTGGGCGGTTTGGAACTGGCTCAAACTGAGACGTCACTGAGAAATGCAACGGTCAATAAGCGTAAGGACAAAGACATCAGTTCTCTGTGCTATTCCTCCCCCCAGATGCTAAAATGGGGCATGAAACACTACTGCAAAAAGTGTGAGATATACAG cttgggAATCATAATATGGGAAATTGCAACTCAGAAGAAGCCATTTTCAG ATTATAATGGTAATACGGACACCCTTCATGTAAAAGTGGTTGAAGAGGGTTATCAAGAACCCGTTCCCCGTCAATGCCCCGAATCCCTGAAAGAGCTGATCGATGAATGTAGAGGCTATGAATGCATCCAAAGGCCATCTGCTGGAG TGTTGGTGGATAAACTTCGATGCTTGTTGGTAAAGTTAGAGCAGCAGTGA